The Serpentinimonas maccroryi genome has a segment encoding these proteins:
- a CDS encoding ArsR/SmtB family transcription factor — translation MEQRLLKDLLYEQVARIGKAVSSPKRLELLELLAQGEKTVETLAGELAVDVKLTSAHLKALKEARLVASRRDGKFVIYRLSGPDVARLWVMLREVAEEHLVELRVALGQMVSDPSRLAAVGRQALLERAQRGEIVVIDVRPQNEYETAHLPFARSMPVAELERRLTELPLDKEIVAYCRGPFCLLSDEAVALLAAKGYRVRKILDGVSEWEAAGLPVEAADKR, via the coding sequence ATGGAACAAAGACTCTTGAAAGACCTGCTCTACGAACAGGTAGCCCGAATCGGCAAGGCGGTATCCAGCCCGAAGCGGCTGGAACTGCTTGAATTGCTGGCTCAAGGCGAGAAAACCGTCGAGACGCTAGCCGGCGAGCTAGCCGTAGACGTCAAGCTCACCAGTGCGCACCTAAAAGCCTTGAAAGAGGCGCGCCTGGTGGCATCGCGCCGAGACGGCAAGTTCGTGATCTACCGGCTCAGTGGCCCGGATGTCGCCCGGCTTTGGGTCATGTTGCGCGAGGTGGCCGAAGAGCATCTGGTCGAGTTGCGCGTCGCGCTTGGTCAGATGGTGTCCGATCCCTCCCGGCTTGCGGCTGTTGGTCGTCAAGCCCTCTTGGAGCGCGCACAGCGCGGCGAAATCGTTGTGATCGACGTGCGTCCGCAAAACGAGTACGAGACTGCGCACCTGCCTTTCGCCCGCTCGATGCCGGTCGCCGAGCTCGAACGTCGGCTCACCGAATTGCCGCTCGACAAGGAGATCGTCGCGTACTGCCGCGGCCCGTTCTGCCTGCTCTCGGATGAGGCCGTGGCCCTGCTCGCGGCGAAGGGTTACCGGGTTCGCAAGATTCTCGACGGCGTCAGCGAATGGGAAGCAGCCGGCCTCCCGGTAGAGGCAGCGGACAAGCGCTGA
- a CDS encoding rhodanese-like domain-containing protein, which yields MDRTIKPETLKNELAGKLILDVRRPADREAAPAHLPGAQWKNPEQLAEWADSLPKEQGIVLYCARGGSVSNSVVDALQGKGPKARFIEGGIEGWKAAGGEVVGPRSGSPSNVPRSTASPAPG from the coding sequence ATGGACCGCACCATCAAACCCGAAACCCTGAAGAACGAACTGGCCGGCAAGCTGATTCTCGACGTGCGCCGTCCCGCCGATCGCGAGGCCGCGCCCGCGCACCTGCCCGGCGCGCAATGGAAGAATCCGGAACAACTCGCCGAGTGGGCCGACAGCCTACCGAAGGAGCAGGGCATCGTGCTGTATTGCGCGCGCGGTGGTTCGGTGTCCAACAGCGTGGTCGATGCCTTGCAAGGCAAGGGGCCCAAGGCCCGCTTCATCGAAGGCGGCATCGAGGGCTGGAAGGCGGCGGGCGGCGAGGTCGTCGGCCCAAGAAGTGGATCACCCTCGAACGTCCCAAGATCGACCGCATCGCCTGCCCCTGGCTGA
- a CDS encoding IS91 family transposase — MCRYITRPALSDERVQLNTVGQVELKLKTPWRDGTTHLVMSPLEFMQRLAALVPRPRLHLIRFHGVLAPNAKLRPLVVPPGPEVQEQQATKVAVADECEVEAVQARPHRISWARLLKRVFDIDMQHCPNCEAGELKIIAAILERPVIEKILTHLGLDPQPPPRGRAREAGQDFAT; from the coding sequence TTGTGCCGCTACATCACCCGGCCGGCGTTGTCCGACGAGCGGGTGCAACTCAATACCGTCGGCCAGGTGGAGCTCAAGCTCAAGACGCCGTGGCGCGACGGCACCACGCATCTGGTCATGAGTCCGCTGGAGTTCATGCAGCGACTGGCAGCGCTGGTGCCGCGGCCGAGGCTGCACCTGATCAGGTTCCACGGCGTGCTGGCACCCAATGCCAAGCTGCGCCCGCTGGTGGTACCGCCGGGACCCGAGGTGCAGGAGCAGCAGGCCACCAAAGTAGCAGTTGCCGACGAATGCGAGGTCGAGGCGGTTCAGGCCCGGCCGCACCGGATCAGCTGGGCGCGGCTTCTCAAGCGTGTCTTCGACATCGACATGCAGCACTGCCCGAACTGCGAAGCTGGGGAGCTGAAGATCATCGCGGCGATCCTGGAGCGACCGGTGATCGAGAAGATCTTGACCCACCTGGGGCTGGATCCGCAGCCGCCGCCCAGGGGCCGGGCGCGTGAGGCGGGGCAAGACTTCGCCACCTGA
- a CDS encoding MFS transporter, giving the protein MFQGIRNVLLFQGSRNVLLLASSQAMMMSAIVMSMALAAILGSALAPDKSLATLPIAVMVIGVAIASLPAAMLMRRFGRRTGFLIGAALGVSGSMIAALGLQRHSFELFVLGHLLLGCYQGFANYYRFAAAEAVDSAHVSKAIAWVVAGGVVAAFLGPQLGQWGRDWFASGLFVGSYVAQAALSLIALTLLACVRLKPVVVAAGGAARPLREILAQPVLQASVLGAAVGYAVMIMVMTATPLAMIGCGLSSTSVTSVIQWHVVAMFAPSFITGNLIKRYGAPRIMQLGFILLLGHVAIALLGVEFLHFLSALILLGVGWNFAFIGGTALLTQTYRPSEQMKVQAINEFSIFGLVALATLSAGWLYDRFGWATLNLAVVPLLILALIAAIGIERRLRSVATPA; this is encoded by the coding sequence ATGTTTCAAGGCATTCGCAACGTTCTGCTGTTTCAAGGCAGCCGCAACGTTCTGCTTCTTGCATCAAGTCAGGCCATGATGATGTCGGCCATCGTCATGTCAATGGCGCTGGCGGCGATTCTTGGAAGTGCGCTTGCGCCCGACAAGAGTCTTGCGACGCTGCCTATTGCCGTCATGGTCATCGGGGTGGCGATCGCGTCACTGCCCGCGGCCATGCTGATGCGCCGCTTTGGACGGCGTACGGGTTTCCTGATCGGCGCTGCGCTCGGGGTCTCCGGCAGCATGATTGCCGCGCTCGGATTGCAGCGCCACTCGTTCGAGCTCTTCGTGCTGGGCCATCTGCTGCTGGGCTGTTACCAGGGTTTCGCCAACTATTACCGGTTCGCCGCCGCAGAGGCAGTCGATTCGGCTCACGTCAGCAAGGCCATCGCCTGGGTGGTCGCGGGCGGTGTCGTTGCTGCCTTCCTCGGGCCGCAACTGGGCCAGTGGGGGCGAGACTGGTTCGCCAGCGGATTGTTCGTCGGATCATACGTCGCCCAAGCCGCACTCAGCCTGATCGCCCTGACGCTGCTGGCGTGCGTGCGGCTCAAGCCCGTGGTCGTTGCGGCCGGAGGTGCGGCGCGGCCCTTGCGCGAGATTCTCGCGCAGCCGGTGCTGCAAGCTTCGGTTCTGGGTGCAGCGGTCGGCTATGCCGTGATGATCATGGTGATGACCGCGACCCCGCTGGCGATGATCGGGTGCGGACTGTCCTCGACCAGCGTCACATCAGTGATTCAGTGGCACGTCGTCGCGATGTTCGCGCCGTCGTTCATCACCGGTAACCTGATCAAGCGCTACGGCGCGCCCCGAATCATGCAACTCGGCTTCATCCTGCTGCTCGGGCATGTCGCGATCGCGCTGCTTGGCGTCGAGTTTCTGCACTTCCTGTCCGCCTTGATCCTGCTCGGTGTCGGCTGGAACTTCGCCTTTATCGGCGGTACGGCGCTGCTCACCCAGACGTATCGCCCGTCGGAGCAGATGAAGGTCCAGGCGATCAACGAATTCTCGATTTTCGGCCTGGTGGCGCTCGCGACGCTATCGGCGGGCTGGCTCTATGACCGCTTTGGCTGGGCCACGCTCAACTTGGCCGTGGTGCCGTTGCTGATTCTTGCCTTGATCGCCGCGATCGGCATCGAGCGTCGGCTCCGTTCGGTGGCAACGCCAGCCTGA
- a CDS encoding DsrE/DsrF/TusD sulfur relay family protein produces the protein MSSTLFIINDAPYGNERAYNALRLAGALAGREDQRVRVFLMADAVGCAKSGQKVPEGYYNVQLMLGKILRKGDVALCGTCMDARGLTDQDMVDGAKRSTMGELAQWTAEADKVLVF, from the coding sequence ATGTCCAGCACGCTTTTCATCATCAATGACGCGCCCTACGGCAATGAGCGGGCCTACAACGCGCTGCGGCTCGCCGGGGCGCTCGCCGGCCGTGAAGATCAGCGGGTGCGGGTCTTCCTGATGGCCGATGCGGTCGGCTGCGCCAAGTCCGGCCAGAAGGTCCCTGAGGGCTATTACAACGTCCAACTCATGCTCGGAAAGATCCTGCGCAAGGGTGACGTGGCCTTGTGCGGCACCTGCATGGATGCGCGCGGGCTGACCGACCAAGACATGGTCGATGGCGCCAAGCGTTCGACGATGGGCGAGCTCGCCCAATGGACCGCCGAGGCGGACAAGGTGCTGGTGTTTTGA
- the yegQ gene encoding tRNA 5-hydroxyuridine modification protein YegQ produces the protein MTLKAPELLLPAGSLEKMRAAYDFGADAVYAGQPRYSLRARNNEFRLEQLAQGMAEARARGKKLFVTSNLIAHNDKVRTYLRDIEPIIALKPDALIMADAGLIMQVREKWPEVPIHLSVQANSTNWAAVKFWHRVGVTRIILSRELSLDEVEAIRNECPEVELEVFVHGALCIAYSGRCLLSGYFNRRDPNQGTCTNACRWEYGTQAAQLDPVTGEAVALARMGADFDFGQAQAEAETAFATCGSGQRHPAADQIYLLEEKGRPGELMPIMEDEHGTYIMNSKDLRAVEHVQRLCQIGVDSLKIEGRTKSLYYVARTAQVYRRAIDDAMAGRPFDPDLLLQLEGLANRGYTGGLLERRPAQDYQNYLSGHSQLQRSHYVGEVLGVRADGWAEVETKNRFAVGDQIEVIHPSGNRIVQLEAMHNPDGVPVQVAQGNPVRVFVPLGAPVQGALLARLLGAPA, from the coding sequence ATGACCCTCAAAGCCCCTGAACTGCTGCTGCCGGCCGGCTCGCTGGAAAAAATGCGCGCCGCCTACGACTTCGGCGCCGACGCCGTCTATGCCGGCCAGCCGCGCTACAGCTTGCGCGCGCGCAACAACGAATTTCGCCTCGAGCAACTCGCGCAAGGCATGGCCGAGGCGCGTGCGCGCGGCAAAAAGCTCTTCGTCACCAGCAACCTGATCGCGCACAACGACAAGGTGCGCACCTACCTGCGCGACATCGAGCCCATCATCGCGCTCAAGCCCGACGCGCTCATCATGGCCGACGCCGGCCTGATCATGCAGGTGCGCGAAAAATGGCCCGAGGTGCCGATCCATCTGTCGGTGCAGGCCAACAGCACCAACTGGGCCGCGGTCAAGTTCTGGCACCGGGTGGGCGTGACGCGCATCATCCTGAGCCGCGAACTGAGCCTAGACGAAGTCGAGGCCATCCGCAACGAGTGCCCCGAAGTCGAGCTCGAGGTGTTCGTGCACGGCGCGCTGTGCATCGCGTACTCGGGCCGCTGCCTGCTGAGCGGCTACTTCAACCGCCGCGACCCCAACCAAGGCACCTGCACCAACGCCTGCCGCTGGGAGTACGGCACCCAGGCCGCGCAGCTCGATCCGGTCACGGGCGAGGCGGTTGCGCTGGCGCGCATGGGGGCCGACTTCGACTTTGGCCAAGCCCAAGCCGAGGCCGAAACCGCCTTTGCCACCTGCGGCAGCGGGCAGCGGCACCCGGCTGCCGACCAGATCTATCTGCTCGAAGAAAAAGGCCGCCCCGGCGAGCTCATGCCGATCATGGAAGACGAGCACGGCACCTACATCATGAACAGCAAAGACTTGCGCGCCGTCGAGCACGTACAGAGGCTGTGCCAAATCGGCGTCGATTCGCTCAAGATCGAGGGCCGCACCAAGAGCCTGTACTACGTGGCACGCACCGCTCAGGTGTATAGACGCGCCATCGACGACGCCATGGCGGGCCGCCCCTTCGACCCCGACCTGCTGCTGCAGCTCGAGGGCCTAGCCAACCGCGGCTACACCGGCGGCCTGCTCGAGCGCCGCCCGGCGCAAGACTACCAAAACTACCTCAGCGGCCACTCGCAGCTGCAGCGCAGCCACTACGTGGGCGAGGTGCTGGGCGTGCGCGCCGACGGCTGGGCCGAAGTCGAGACCAAAAACCGCTTCGCCGTGGGCGACCAGATCGAGGTCATCCATCCCAGCGGCAACCGCATCGTGCAGCTCGAAGCCATGCACAACCCCGACGGCGTGCCGGTGCAGGTGGCCCAAGGCAACCCGGTGCGCGTGTTCGTGCCGCTGGGCGCGCCGGTGCAAGGCGCCTTGCTGGCGCGGCTGCTGGGAGCGCCAGCGTAA
- a CDS encoding chromate resistance protein ChrB domain-containing protein produces MSFLALFISLPTKASTGRMRVWRSVKALGCATLRDGVYLLPDSADSAAALDEAAAQSVEAGGSGEVYRLSGCDEAQEAALRALFDRGEEYAGIVEEIKGLGRSLASLDGAAAARKLQPLVRRFEQVARIDFFPGEAQRQTLSLLDDLRDALTRRLSPDEPTPRQADIPRLERADYRGRVWATRARPWVDRLASAWLIRRFVDPKARIVWLASPADCKADWLGFDFDGATFSHVGTKVTFETLLASFGLEDAPALTRLGELVHCLDVGGLPVPEAPGIEQLLAGLRASESDDDALLVRACEVFDWLLKSYEEKTT; encoded by the coding sequence TTGAGCTTTCTCGCGCTGTTCATCAGCCTGCCCACCAAGGCATCGACCGGCCGCATGCGCGTCTGGCGCTCCGTCAAGGCGCTGGGCTGCGCGACGCTGCGCGATGGGGTCTATCTGCTGCCCGACTCGGCCGACAGTGCCGCGGCGCTGGACGAAGCGGCGGCGCAGTCGGTCGAGGCCGGGGGCAGCGGCGAGGTCTATCGACTCTCGGGGTGTGACGAAGCTCAGGAAGCCGCGCTGCGCGCCCTGTTCGACCGGGGCGAGGAGTACGCGGGCATCGTCGAGGAGATCAAAGGGCTCGGACGGAGCCTGGCATCCCTAGACGGCGCAGCCGCCGCGCGCAAGCTCCAGCCGCTCGTGCGCCGCTTCGAGCAGGTGGCGCGCATCGACTTCTTCCCCGGCGAGGCGCAGCGGCAGACCTTGAGCCTGCTCGACGACCTGCGCGACGCGCTCACCCGCCGGCTTTCTCCCGACGAGCCGACCCCTCGGCAGGCCGACATTCCGCGACTGGAGCGGGCCGACTATCGGGGCCGTGTCTGGGCCACGCGGGCCCGTCCGTGGGTGGACCGGCTCGCCTCGGCCTGGCTGATCCGCCGGTTTGTCGACCCGAAGGCCCGCATCGTCTGGCTGGCGAGTCCTGCCGACTGCAAAGCCGATTGGCTCGGCTTCGATTTCGACGGTGCGACGTTCAGCCACGTGGGGACGAAGGTCACCTTCGAGACGCTGCTGGCGAGTTTTGGCCTGGAGGACGCCCCGGCGCTGACGCGCTTGGGCGAACTGGTGCATTGCCTGGACGTGGGCGGTCTGCCGGTACCGGAAGCGCCGGGCATCGAGCAGCTGCTCGCGGGCCTGAGGGCATCCGAATCCGACGACGACGCGCTGCTCGTTCGCGCGTGCGAAGTTTTTGATTGGCTGTTGAAGAGTTACGAGGAAAAAACAACGTGA
- a CDS encoding transposase zinc-binding domain-containing protein produces the protein MHAARQPGSSPGQASRVHYERHRPEQTALYRLVQQHAASFIAHTEASTGAALPQFVKDEFDAFLECGILAHGFLRLRCGDCGH, from the coding sequence GTGCACGCCGCCCGCCAGCCTGGTTCGTCACCCGGCCAGGCCAGCCGGGTCCACTACGAACGCCACCGCCCGGAGCAGACCGCGCTGTACCGTCTGGTGCAGCAGCACGCGGCCAGCTTCATCGCCCACACCGAGGCCAGCACTGGCGCCGCTCTGCCGCAGTTCGTCAAAGACGAGTTCGACGCCTTCCTAGAGTGCGGCATCCTGGCCCATGGGTTCCTCAGGCTGCGCTGCGGCGACTGCGGCCACTGA
- a CDS encoding DUF779 domain-containing protein yields the protein MVDKVIATPAALELIEQLKALHGPGLMFHQSGGCCDNSAANCYLLGELTIGAGDVHLGDIGGCPFYISTTQYQTWKHTQLVIDVIEGTGGTFSLEGPLGRAFHTRSRVFSDEELAALEL from the coding sequence ATGGTAGATAAAGTGATCGCCACCCCAGCCGCGCTGGAGCTGATCGAGCAACTCAAGGCCCTGCACGGGCCAGGGCTGATGTTTCACCAGTCGGGCGGCTGCTGCGACAACAGCGCCGCCAACTGTTACCTGCTGGGCGAACTCACCATCGGGGCCGGCGATGTGCACTTGGGCGACATCGGCGGCTGCCCGTTTTACATCAGCACGACGCAGTACCAGACGTGGAAGCACACCCAACTGGTCATCGACGTGATCGAGGGCACGGGCGGCACCTTCTCGCTCGAGGGGCCGCTCGGGCGCGCCTTCCACACCCGCTCGCGCGTGTTTAGCGACGAAGAGTTGGCGGCCCTAGAGTTGTAG
- the yiaY gene encoding L-threonine dehydrogenase: MTSTFFMPAVNLMGSGSLGEAMQAVKGLGYRKALIVTDAMLNKLGLADKVAKLLNELQIATVVFDGAQPNPTKGNVRAGLALLRANQCDCVVSLGGGSSHDCAKGIALCATNGGEISDYEGVDRSVKPQLPLVAINTTAGTASEMTRFCIITDEETHIKMAIVDRNVTPILSVNDPDLMLAKPKALTAATGMDALTHAVEAYVSTAATPITDACALKAVELIARHLRTAVAKGDDLHAREQMAYAQFLAGMAFNNASLGYVHAMSHQLGGFYDLPHGVCNALLLPHVEAFNVKTSAARLRDVAQAMGENVQGLDAQAGAQACLAAIRKLSSDIGIPKSLGELGVKRADIPTLAANAMKDACGFTNPRSATQTEIEAIFEGAM; this comes from the coding sequence ATGACTTCCACATTTTTCATGCCAGCTGTCAATTTGATGGGCAGTGGTTCATTGGGCGAAGCCATGCAGGCTGTCAAGGGTTTGGGCTATCGCAAGGCCTTGATCGTCACCGACGCCATGCTCAACAAGCTCGGGCTCGCAGACAAAGTGGCCAAGCTGCTCAACGAGCTGCAGATTGCCACCGTGGTGTTTGATGGCGCACAACCCAACCCAACCAAGGGCAATGTGCGCGCCGGTTTGGCGCTGCTGCGTGCCAACCAGTGCGACTGTGTGGTGTCGTTGGGCGGCGGTTCCTCGCACGATTGCGCCAAAGGCATCGCTTTGTGCGCCACCAATGGCGGTGAAATATCCGACTACGAGGGCGTGGACCGCTCGGTCAAGCCCCAGTTGCCGCTGGTGGCCATCAACACCACGGCCGGCACCGCCAGCGAGATGACCCGGTTTTGCATCATCACCGACGAAGAAACCCACATCAAAATGGCGATTGTGGATCGCAACGTAACCCCCATCCTGTCGGTCAACGACCCCGATCTGATGCTGGCCAAGCCCAAGGCGCTCACGGCGGCCACCGGCATGGATGCGCTGACCCACGCGGTGGAGGCCTACGTGTCCACGGCGGCCACGCCCATTACCGACGCCTGTGCCTTGAAAGCGGTGGAATTGATTGCGCGGCATTTGCGCACGGCTGTGGCAAAAGGTGACGATCTGCACGCGCGCGAGCAAATGGCTTATGCGCAGTTTTTGGCCGGCATGGCCTTCAACAACGCCTCCTTGGGTTATGTGCACGCCATGTCGCACCAACTGGGTGGTTTTTACGATTTGCCGCATGGGGTCTGCAACGCCTTGTTGCTGCCGCACGTAGAGGCTTTCAACGTCAAAACATCCGCAGCGCGGTTGCGCGACGTGGCCCAAGCCATGGGCGAGAACGTGCAAGGTTTGGATGCCCAAGCCGGTGCGCAGGCTTGCTTGGCAGCCATACGCAAACTCTCGAGCGACATTGGCATCCCCAAGAGCTTGGGCGAACTGGGGGTCAAGCGGGCAGACATTCCCACCTTGGCCGCCAACGCCATGAAGGACGCATGCGGTTTCACCAACCCCCGCAGCGCCACGCAAACCGAGATCGAGGCCATCTTCGAAGGCGCCATGTGA
- a CDS encoding TetR/AcrR family transcriptional regulator — MGRARATTSAARRRLLESADRLFYQHGVRAVGIDRVIAEVGVAKMTLYTHFPSKDDLILAVLQHREKTVLEFFRGAMERHGKRTPLRAFFAALKEWFESPGFRGCAFQNAAIVLADPKHPGAEFVRGYKQRFFEILRAIVEQTVGRSAAKVAPAVSLLVEGAVVTAVIQGTPGAADVARDAALIVVAGKG; from the coding sequence ATGGGACGCGCACGAGCCACGACGTCCGCCGCCCGGCGGCGTCTCCTGGAATCCGCCGACCGGCTGTTCTACCAGCACGGCGTCCGGGCCGTCGGCATCGACCGGGTGATCGCCGAGGTCGGGGTTGCCAAGATGACCCTGTACACCCACTTCCCGTCCAAGGACGACCTGATCCTGGCCGTCCTCCAACACCGCGAGAAGACCGTCCTCGAGTTCTTCCGCGGTGCGATGGAGCGGCACGGCAAGAGGACCCCGCTCCGGGCGTTCTTCGCCGCCCTGAAAGAGTGGTTCGAGTCCCCGGGCTTCCGGGGCTGTGCGTTCCAGAACGCCGCAATCGTGTTGGCCGACCCGAAGCACCCCGGGGCCGAGTTCGTCCGCGGGTACAAGCAGCGGTTCTTCGAGATCCTGCGGGCCATCGTCGAGCAGACGGTCGGGCGGTCGGCGGCAAAGGTCGCCCCCGCCGTCTCCCTGCTGGTGGAGGGGGCCGTCGTGACGGCCGTGATCCAGGGGACGCCGGGCGCGGCCGACGTCGCCCGCGACGCCGCGCTGATCGTCGTGGCCGGGAAGGGATAG
- a CDS encoding superoxide dismutase yields the protein MPYELKSLSCDPAKLTGLSEKLIVSHWENNYGGAVKRLNAIEQELAQLNWGAAPVFEINGLKREEMIASGSMILHEVYFDSLGGAGGDPGGTLKAAIERDFGSMDAWRAQFTAMGKAQGGGSGWTLLVWSPRRGRLVNAWAADHAHNLAGATPLIALDMYEHSYHMDFGAKAGAYVDAFMQNLSWTTAEAAFTRLGA from the coding sequence ATGCCTTACGAACTGAAGTCCCTTTCATGCGATCCGGCCAAACTCACCGGCCTGTCCGAGAAACTCATCGTCAGCCATTGGGAGAACAACTACGGCGGCGCTGTCAAGCGTCTCAACGCCATCGAGCAAGAGCTGGCGCAATTGAACTGGGGAGCGGCGCCGGTGTTCGAGATCAACGGCCTCAAGCGCGAGGAGATGATCGCCAGCGGTTCCATGATCCTGCACGAGGTGTACTTCGATTCCCTCGGTGGCGCGGGAGGCGACCCGGGCGGGACGCTGAAGGCGGCCATCGAGCGCGATTTCGGCTCCATGGACGCCTGGCGCGCCCAATTCACGGCCATGGGCAAGGCCCAGGGCGGCGGCTCCGGCTGGACCCTGTTGGTGTGGAGTCCGCGCCGCGGGCGTCTCGTGAACGCCTGGGCCGCCGACCACGCCCACAACCTGGCCGGTGCCACGCCGCTGATCGCCCTCGACATGTACGAGCACAGCTACCACATGGACTTCGGCGCCAAGGCCGGGGCTTACGTGGACGCCTTCATGCAAAACCTGTCCTGGACCACCGCCGAGGCGGCTTTCACCCGATTGGGAGCCTGA
- a CDS encoding chromate transporter produces MSYLQLFVRFLKFGLLAWGGPVAQIGMLRSELVDEERWISSERFNKLLAVMQVLPGPEAHELCVHLGIRAKGRLGGVLAGLGFMLPGFLLMFALSWLYFQIDIAGTALGAAFLGMQAAVIALIVRAVHRIGEHILLDRWLWAIAIACALAAMGGVDFWITLPAGGLVYALLVLKHRALALLVTLAAVALATAVALWTAPTAKLVETVVQGQASVLLIFAAGLKAGLLTFGGAYTAIPFIRDDAVGRGWLTDGQFLDGLALSGVLPAPLIIFATFVGYAAGGPIGAVAMTAGIFLPAFAFSLIFYDRLEAVVDNKRLHAFLNGVAAGVVGLIGATTIDLARVTAERVPSLTAGISIFAAALAFLYFWKNKLNVVVVILAAGLAGWLVFPGQG; encoded by the coding sequence ATGAGCTACCTGCAGCTCTTCGTGCGCTTCCTCAAGTTCGGCTTGCTCGCATGGGGCGGGCCGGTGGCTCAGATCGGCATGTTGCGCAGCGAGCTCGTGGACGAGGAACGCTGGATCTCCAGCGAACGCTTCAACAAGCTGCTTGCGGTGATGCAGGTGCTGCCCGGACCCGAAGCCCACGAATTGTGCGTTCATTTGGGCATCCGAGCAAAGGGGCGGCTGGGGGGCGTACTGGCGGGACTCGGGTTCATGCTGCCGGGGTTCTTGCTGATGTTCGCGCTGTCCTGGTTGTACTTCCAGATTGACATCGCAGGCACCGCGCTGGGCGCTGCGTTCCTTGGCATGCAGGCGGCCGTGATCGCCCTGATCGTGCGCGCCGTGCACCGCATCGGCGAGCACATCCTGCTCGATCGCTGGTTGTGGGCCATTGCCATCGCTTGCGCGCTGGCAGCCATGGGTGGTGTCGACTTCTGGATCACCCTGCCGGCGGGTGGCCTTGTGTACGCCCTGCTCGTGCTCAAGCATCGGGCCTTAGCACTGCTCGTGACGCTGGCAGCGGTGGCGCTGGCCACGGCCGTGGCTCTGTGGACTGCGCCGACAGCGAAGCTGGTGGAAACGGTCGTTCAGGGCCAAGCCTCGGTGCTGCTCATCTTCGCGGCGGGCCTGAAGGCCGGCTTGCTCACCTTCGGTGGTGCCTACACAGCGATTCCGTTCATTCGCGACGACGCCGTCGGGCGCGGGTGGCTGACCGATGGGCAGTTCCTGGACGGCCTGGCGCTGTCCGGTGTGCTGCCGGCACCGCTCATCATCTTCGCCACGTTCGTCGGCTATGCGGCGGGGGGGCCGATCGGGGCGGTGGCCATGACGGCGGGGATCTTTCTTCCGGCCTTTGCGTTCTCGCTGATTTTCTACGACCGGCTGGAGGCGGTGGTGGACAACAAACGGCTGCACGCCTTTCTGAACGGTGTAGCGGCCGGGGTAGTCGGCCTGATCGGCGCAACCACCATCGACTTGGCGCGGGTCACTGCCGAACGCGTGCCATCGCTGACGGCGGGCATATCGATCTTCGCCGCGGCCCTGGCATTCCTTTATTTCTGGAAGAACAAGCTCAACGTCGTCGTCGTGATCCTCGCGGCGGGACTGGCGGGGTGGCTGGTGTTTCCGGGCCAAGGCTGA